One Nostoc sp. CENA543 genomic window, GAGCAAGTACACCCCCAAATCTTCCAGGTGATGAGTTCAATTCATCTGAAACTGTTTGGACTTCGTTGTCATCCCGATTTAAATTAATTAAACGGCTAATACCTATAAATATGGGAATGAAACCTAAAAGACCAATCCAAGCTGGGGGGATAATTAAACCACCAAAAAAACCAGGGAGACTAGCAAGGATCACCGCACTAAAGCCTAGATACTGACCAATAATGATATGTCTGCGGCGGAAGTTAGCATTGACTTGAGAAAAGAAGACCATCAAAATAATGATGTCATCAAGATTGGTAGCAGCAAAGGATACAATTCCAGAGACGATCGCTTTGACAATACTACCCATGACAATATCTTTCACCTCGTCAATTATTTTCTACTTCCGGTGAGAGTCGGGGTTTTTTCACCAAACCCACCAAACACAGACAACAAGCCGCTAAAGCCAACGGCGATAAAGCTTGACTATCTAAGATAATAAATACACCCAACCCGACCAAAACAAAAGGCACTAAATAATTACCGTAACGAGTTAGTAGTTCAGCGATCGCTTTTTGGCGAGTTAGCATATAACTGGCATAGCACCAAATCCCAATCAACGAGAAGAACACGCCGAGAATCACCAGCAAACCCCCTAAATTATGGCTGGCAAATAATGGTACATATATACCAAGGTTATCACTACCGTTAGCGATCGTGATTGCTGCCACACTATAAGTCTGGGGAGATAAAAAACTGGCAAATGGTAATTGTTCAGACTCAGATTGATCTTCCTGATTCTCCTCTGATTCATCATTGCTAGGATTAAGCCAGCGACTCAAACCAATAGCTATTGGTACAAGTCCCAATAATCCAATCCAGTGCCTTGGTAAAACCATCCCACCAAAAAAACCCGGAAGGCTAGCAATTACCAACGCCGTAAAACCTAAATACTGTCCGAAAACAATATGGCGACGGCGGAAAGTTGCGCTGACTTGCGAGAAAAACAGTGTCAGCATCACCAAATCATCAAGGTTAGTTGCAGTAAAAGCCGTAATCCCAGAGGGAATGGCAGTGACGAAATTGCTCATAGATTTAGGGGTATAGGGGTTTAGGGGTGTAAGGGTGTAGGGGTGGGTGTAAGGATATATGGGTGTAAGGGTGTAAGGGTATAGGGGTGTTTTACCTAGTCCCCAGTACCCAGTCCCCAATCCCCAATCCCCAATCCCTATTCCACATCACTAAAACTCGCGTGAATCGCATCAATGGAATGCTCTAATTTCTTGACCATTTTGGGATAACGTAGGCGTTGGATCATAAACCAACTAAAGCCAGCGAAGAGATAGAGCAAAAATAGGTAAGGAAAGATGTTGTAGGGAGATGGGGGAACCGGAAATAAATCACTGCCGGGGATTCCTAATGTCCCGATGATTGGGATCATCATGAATAATACAGCTAGAACTGAGAAAGCTAAATCTAGCGATCGCAGTTTTCCTAGTCTGTGCAGATATACTGGTGCAGCAACGGAAACTAGAATATAGACGAGTAAAAAGCCATAGGTGCAAATTGTGCCGGTATAACCGAGAATTACAAACGGCTTGATGCCGAATAGATTCAAGGTTGCAGGTATGATAAATGTGATGAGCGAACATAACGCGATCGCTGTATGGGGAGTTAAATTTGCGTCGTGTGCTTTCCCTAAAGAAGTATGAAACAATCCGTGACGCGCCATCATAAACAACACCCTAGCCGCAGGATTAATACAAGCTAGAACACAAGCGAAGAATGACAGCAACGCGCCTACACTAATTAATGTGCCTAAGAATCCTACACCTGCTTGTTCTGCTAGAAATGAAAGTGGCTCTTCAGTTTTGGCTAAGTCTACAGAACTGCCTCTAAAACCTAAGACTTCGATATAAGCCATGATCATAAAAAACACACCCGTCCAAATCGCACTCTGCATTACCGATTTGGGAATATTTTTCAGGGGTTTTTTGGCTTCATCTCCCAAGGAAGTCGCGCTTTCAAAGCCGGAAAAACCAAATACCACTAAGACTACTCCTAATGATATTCCTCCAGGTGTTGCGCCTTGTAGTGTCAGTTGGGAAATATCAACAGCAAAGCCTTTCTGCAACCAAATAATCAGTCCCAACACCAGAATTAAGCCGATGGAAAAGGCCTCTAATAACAGCATCATCTTGGCTGATAGTTGGATGTCTTTATAAGCTACATACCAAGCCAAAACTGTTCCTAAAGCAAATAACGTTAGAACATGGGTATGAATCCCAATGTGATTTAACAAAGACTGACCAAAAATCGCAAAGCCACATAATGTGGACATTCCTGTAAACAGGTAAGCCAGAATCAAACCCCAGGCTGACAAAACACCAGCTGTCACACCTAGTCCTTTAACAATGTATGAGTATAAAGAACCAGGAGAGGCTGAACGGCGTGCAAATTGATTGATGTTGACAGCTACAAATATCAAACCCATCATACCAATCAAAAAACTCAACCATGTACCGTTACCAGCAGAGGCGTAAATCAATCCTAAATTCGCTGCTGGTGTAGTTGTAGGTGCAATCACCGCTATAGATTGCGCTAAAACTTCTCCGTAGGAAAGACACTCTTTTTTTAAACCATGAACGCTTTGAGTCAGTTCGATTTCAGCTGTCATACACCATATCCTTTTACCCAACTGCTTAATTCTTTCGGTGAAGAGTTACAGCCTTTACCAGAGCAAAAACTTGTTATTGAAGACTAGGTGTTAATTTATCCCCCCTAAGTTAGAGAATCAAATACTATTTTTTGTGATTTCGATAAATAGAAGTTATTAATAGGGACTGGGGATTGGGGACTGGGAACTAGCAATTAAGAAGGCTTTCCAGTATTTTGACTGGCTTCTACATGAAAAAATTGTATCTGCAAATACGATTTTTTCGTATTCATCAAAACATCTTTTTTGGGCATTTACTGAGTAAAATTCAATGCGGGTGTTGGGAGTGTTTTTTGGGTATATGAATGGCAGGAATGACGCTTGATCAGTTAAGGATTTTTTTAGCTGTCGCAGAACATTTACACTTTACTCGTGCAGCAGAAGAACTCTACATTACACAACCTGCTGTGAGTGCGGCTATCCAAAGTTTAGAAGAAGAGTACGGCGTGAAATTGTTCCATCGGATTGGTCGCCATATCGAGATTGCTGAACCAGGTAAGCTACTGCAAATAGAAGCTCAAAAAATTATGGATCAAGTGGTGTTGACAGAACGCTCCCTCAGAGAATTGAATGATTTACAACGAGGAGAACTCAATTTAGGTTCGAGTCTGACAATTGGTAA contains:
- a CDS encoding cadmium resistance transporter — encoded protein: MSNFVTAIPSGITAFTATNLDDLVMLTLFFSQVSATFRRRHIVFGQYLGFTALVIASLPGFFGGMVLPRHWIGLLGLVPIAIGLSRWLNPSNDESEENQEDQSESEQLPFASFLSPQTYSVAAITIANGSDNLGIYVPLFASHNLGGLLVILGVFFSLIGIWCYASYMLTRQKAIAELLTRYGNYLVPFVLVGLGVFIILDSQALSPLALAACCLCLVGLVKKPRLSPEVENN
- a CDS encoding cadmium resistance transporter, whose protein sequence is MKDIVMGSIVKAIVSGIVSFAATNLDDIIILMVFFSQVNANFRRRHIIIGQYLGFSAVILASLPGFFGGLIIPPAWIGLLGFIPIFIGISRLINLNRDDNEVQTVSDELNSSPGRFGGVLAPQTYQVAAVTFANGGDNIGIYVPLFASSNILSLSIILSVFVVLVSVWCYVAYQLTLHPIVARFLTRYGHAIIPFILIGLGVYILIDSGSYRLINIDF
- a CDS encoding APC family permease, whose amino-acid sequence is MTAEIELTQSVHGLKKECLSYGEVLAQSIAVIAPTTTPAANLGLIYASAGNGTWLSFLIGMMGLIFVAVNINQFARRSASPGSLYSYIVKGLGVTAGVLSAWGLILAYLFTGMSTLCGFAIFGQSLLNHIGIHTHVLTLFALGTVLAWYVAYKDIQLSAKMMLLLEAFSIGLILVLGLIIWLQKGFAVDISQLTLQGATPGGISLGVVLVVFGFSGFESATSLGDEAKKPLKNIPKSVMQSAIWTGVFFMIMAYIEVLGFRGSSVDLAKTEEPLSFLAEQAGVGFLGTLISVGALLSFFACVLACINPAARVLFMMARHGLFHTSLGKAHDANLTPHTAIALCSLITFIIPATLNLFGIKPFVILGYTGTICTYGFLLVYILVSVAAPVYLHRLGKLRSLDLAFSVLAVLFMMIPIIGTLGIPGSDLFPVPPSPYNIFPYLFLLYLFAGFSWFMIQRLRYPKMVKKLEHSIDAIHASFSDVE